In Pseudoalteromonas shioyasakiensis, one DNA window encodes the following:
- a CDS encoding ChrR family anti-sigma-E factor, giving the protein MIKHHPSNELLAKFSEGNLPATLSVAVAIHVEMCPVCQKEIAALEAKNADNVFTESAIDMDDMFDKTLFDAITDDESIDEVYEQEQVSVDVKDKTYTLPRALTRIGHSNFMQIGKLARSRIDLEDGPLRASLLHIDAGGEIPEHTHTGFELTLLLDGEFSDEDGHYVPGDFMMLDGRHNHTPKTIEGCLCFTVVSSALHFNKGISKLLNPIGNLIY; this is encoded by the coding sequence ATGATTAAGCACCATCCTAGCAACGAATTACTTGCCAAGTTCAGTGAAGGTAATTTACCTGCCACGTTGAGTGTTGCAGTCGCTATTCATGTTGAAATGTGCCCTGTGTGTCAAAAAGAGATCGCTGCGCTTGAAGCCAAAAACGCTGACAATGTATTTACTGAATCAGCAATTGATATGGATGATATGTTCGATAAAACACTTTTTGATGCCATCACCGATGATGAATCAATTGATGAAGTGTACGAGCAAGAACAGGTTTCTGTTGATGTTAAAGATAAAACCTACACTTTACCTAGAGCGCTTACACGTATTGGCCACAGCAATTTTATGCAAATAGGCAAACTTGCCCGCTCTCGTATTGATTTAGAAGATGGTCCATTACGAGCAAGCCTGCTTCATATTGATGCGGGTGGTGAGATACCTGAGCATACACATACTGGATTTGAGCTCACTTTATTATTAGACGGAGAGTTTAGTGATGAAGACGGACACTATGTACCAGGTGACTTTATGATGTTAGATGGTCGTCACAATCACACACCAAAAACGATTGAAGGGTGCTTGTGCTTTACAGTTGTCAGTAGTGCCCTACACTTCAATAAAGGTATTAGTAAATTACTGAACCCAATTGGAAATCTTATCTATTAG
- the trhA gene encoding PAQR family membrane homeostasis protein TrhA, whose protein sequence is MTEQLPYSRQEEQLNVLTHGMGVLFAVYVLWDLISQSNVLSSTVSAIVYGSSLLVLFLASTLYHASTKERIRAIYKKCDHCAIYLLIAGTYTPYLVISLSGAWSIAALVFIWSLALGGVTYKLLVKNTNKKVSLATYLLMGWFALALVYPLYLNLDLSALWWLLAGGIAYSLGTVFYSAKTRHYSHAIWHVFVLVGCVCHYLSISLYVY, encoded by the coding sequence ATGACAGAGCAACTCCCTTATTCACGCCAAGAAGAACAACTTAACGTGCTTACTCACGGCATGGGAGTCCTGTTTGCGGTATATGTACTGTGGGACTTAATTTCACAATCTAACGTTTTATCATCTACGGTGAGTGCCATCGTTTATGGCTCAAGCCTGCTGGTATTATTTTTAGCATCGACCTTATATCACGCCAGTACTAAAGAACGTATACGAGCCATTTATAAAAAATGTGACCACTGTGCAATTTACTTGCTTATTGCCGGTACCTATACGCCTTATTTGGTTATTTCGTTATCTGGAGCTTGGTCAATTGCTGCTTTGGTATTTATTTGGTCTTTAGCGCTTGGTGGTGTTACGTATAAATTACTGGTCAAAAACACAAATAAAAAGGTCTCACTTGCTACCTATTTATTAATGGGCTGGTTTGCATTAGCGCTTGTTTACCCTCTTTATTTGAACCTTGATTTAAGTGCTTTATGGTGGCTGCTAGCTGGCGGGATTGCGTACAGTTTAGGCACTGTATTTTACAGCGCTAAAACCCGCCATTACAGCCATGCAATTTGGCATGTATTCGTGCTAGTTGGCTGTGTTTGTCATTACCTATCAATTAGCTTGTATGTTTATTAG
- a CDS encoding YbgA family protein, which produces MQQSTIKIGLSACLAGDKVRFDSGHKKSNFCMDELANHVEYKKFCPEVAVGLPIPRPTIRQVRVGDTIKVCRPDGTGDVGPKLTEYGKRVATEQTADLSGFVFCAKSPSCGMERIKIYNEAGTGNTSEGVGFFAEQIMAHNPLLPCEENGRLNDMHLRENFVMRVYTYKHWQTLSEQPLTVHRLTQFHAQYKYLLMAHNYEAYRSLGNLLGTFDGEDIQTLADEYILGLMTALKKPASRKNNANTLMHLQGYFKKSLSKIEKQELRDAIDEYRQGLVPLYVPLTLIKHHLKVHPNEYLAKQVYLDPYPNELKLRYGI; this is translated from the coding sequence ATGCAGCAATCGACAATTAAAATCGGTTTAAGCGCCTGCTTAGCAGGCGACAAGGTTCGCTTTGACAGCGGACATAAGAAATCTAATTTTTGCATGGATGAATTGGCTAACCATGTTGAATATAAAAAGTTTTGCCCTGAAGTAGCGGTAGGGCTACCAATACCTCGACCAACTATTCGCCAAGTGCGTGTTGGCGATACTATTAAAGTGTGCCGTCCAGATGGCACTGGCGATGTTGGCCCTAAATTAACTGAATACGGCAAACGTGTTGCGACAGAGCAAACTGCAGATTTAAGTGGTTTTGTGTTTTGTGCTAAAAGTCCTAGTTGCGGTATGGAACGTATTAAAATCTACAATGAAGCGGGTACAGGTAATACCTCAGAAGGCGTGGGTTTTTTTGCAGAGCAAATAATGGCACATAACCCATTGTTACCATGCGAAGAAAACGGTCGTTTAAATGATATGCACCTTCGTGAAAACTTTGTAATGCGTGTATACACCTACAAGCACTGGCAAACATTAAGCGAACAACCACTCACAGTTCATCGATTGACTCAGTTTCATGCCCAATATAAGTACTTGTTGATGGCACATAACTACGAGGCTTACCGTAGCTTAGGAAATCTACTTGGCACCTTTGATGGCGAAGATATCCAAACTTTGGCTGATGAATATATTTTGGGGTTAATGACGGCCCTTAAAAAACCAGCTTCACGTAAAAATAACGCCAATACATTAATGCACTTGCAAGGTTATTTTAAAAAATCACTTTCTAAGATTGAAAAGCAAGAACTACGCGATGCCATTGATGAATACCGTCAAGGCTTAGTGCCACTTTACGTACCACTTACGTTAATTAAGCATCATTTAAAAGTGCACCCAAATGAGTATCTAGCTAAGCAAGTGTATCTTGACCCCTATCCGAACGAATTAAAACTACGCTACGGAATTTAA
- a CDS encoding sigma-70 family RNA polymerase sigma factor, with the protein MVSQQLQTGCKPNTGQYSAMPDTPSKELADALFAVAAHRDKRAFAILFQYFSPKIKRFGIKQFGSEAQAMELVQETLTSVWRKAHLYHKEKGAATTWVYTVMRNASFDMLRKMKSSKEECISEDIWPLIDEAQPGQHEFSDHLEDKQIKQYLDKLPLAQREVVRGVYFQDMSQEQLAEHLNIPVGTVKSRLRLALQKLRNEMGDHHD; encoded by the coding sequence ATGGTAAGTCAACAACTTCAAACAGGTTGTAAACCTAACACAGGTCAATACTCTGCCATGCCAGATACTCCAAGCAAAGAGCTTGCTGATGCTTTATTTGCTGTTGCTGCGCACCGCGATAAACGTGCGTTTGCAATACTTTTCCAATATTTCTCACCAAAAATTAAACGTTTTGGAATAAAGCAATTCGGTTCTGAAGCTCAAGCGATGGAATTAGTTCAAGAAACACTAACCTCAGTTTGGCGTAAAGCACACCTTTACCATAAAGAAAAAGGTGCAGCGACCACCTGGGTTTACACAGTTATGCGTAATGCCTCTTTCGATATGCTAAGAAAAATGAAGAGCAGCAAAGAAGAGTGTATAAGTGAAGATATCTGGCCTTTGATTGATGAAGCTCAGCCGGGCCAACACGAATTTAGTGACCACTTAGAAGATAAGCAAATCAAACAATACCTTGATAAATTACCGCTTGCGCAACGCGAAGTTGTGCGTGGCGTATACTTTCAAGATATGTCGCAAGAGCAACTTGCTGAGCATTTAAATATCCCCGTAGGCACAGTGAAGTCTCGTCTTCGCTTAGCCTTGCAGAAGTTACGCAATGAAATGGGAGATCACCATGATTAA
- the phrB gene encoding deoxyribodipyrimidine photo-lyase, translating to MNTLFWFRRDLRLFNNDALYQAIENGCRNAVFFITEKQWQKHDVAAIQLDLLKRRLSFLGELLASKGIELHIIDAADYAGCVKKLASFCEQHQVKNVYANNEYELNEVNRDKTFLQHADSNGIAFYAYDGDVIAPPGSIKNQSGEMFKVFTPFKNAWLKVYQDTHFYFAEPPQMFEPIKWQPSELLSTDGSSEKWPVDDDTLSHVCARFIEEKLVTYQDQRDIPSIKGTSGLSPYLALGIISVHQLLALIQQRHPDVLRSSKSNLFCWVNELIWREFYRHLIAIYPNLNKYDNFNDKYNAVKWRDDESDFKAWCEGKTGYPLVDAAMRQLLQTGWMHNRLRMVVASFLTKHLLIDWRKGERFFMQHLIDGDLASNNGGWQWAASTGCDAQPYFRIFNPITQSERFDPEGEFIRKYLPELEKIPAKQIHFPHDYLAKQGKSSSYWPAIVDHKAARERALNAFKV from the coding sequence ATGAACACATTATTTTGGTTTAGGCGCGATCTGCGCCTTTTTAATAACGACGCCTTGTATCAGGCAATCGAAAATGGTTGCCGAAATGCGGTGTTTTTTATTACTGAGAAGCAATGGCAAAAGCATGATGTGGCTGCTATTCAGCTAGATTTATTAAAGCGTAGGCTTAGCTTCTTAGGGGAGCTTTTAGCAAGTAAAGGTATTGAATTACATATTATTGATGCAGCCGATTATGCCGGTTGTGTTAAAAAGTTAGCGTCATTTTGCGAGCAGCATCAAGTAAAAAATGTATACGCTAACAACGAATATGAGCTTAACGAAGTAAACCGAGATAAAACCTTTTTACAGCACGCTGATAGCAACGGAATTGCTTTTTATGCATATGACGGTGATGTAATTGCGCCGCCGGGAAGCATCAAAAATCAAAGCGGTGAGATGTTCAAAGTATTCACGCCATTTAAAAATGCATGGCTAAAAGTTTATCAAGACACCCACTTTTATTTTGCTGAGCCGCCACAGATGTTTGAGCCCATTAAGTGGCAGCCAAGTGAGTTATTAAGTACAGACGGCAGTTCAGAAAAGTGGCCTGTTGATGATGACACGCTTAGCCACGTTTGCGCGCGCTTTATTGAAGAAAAACTTGTGACTTATCAAGACCAACGAGATATCCCAAGCATTAAAGGCACCTCGGGTTTAAGCCCTTACTTAGCACTTGGTATTATTAGCGTTCATCAACTATTGGCACTGATCCAGCAACGTCACCCTGATGTACTACGAAGCAGTAAAAGTAATTTATTTTGTTGGGTTAACGAATTGATTTGGCGTGAATTTTACCGCCATCTTATCGCGATTTATCCAAACCTAAATAAATACGACAACTTCAACGATAAATATAACGCCGTTAAATGGCGTGATGATGAAAGCGACTTTAAAGCATGGTGCGAAGGTAAAACAGGCTATCCATTAGTTGATGCTGCAATGAGGCAGCTCCTGCAAACTGGCTGGATGCATAACCGTTTACGCATGGTGGTCGCGAGCTTTTTAACGAAGCACTTATTAATTGATTGGCGTAAAGGCGAACGCTTTTTTATGCAGCATCTTATTGATGGTGACCTTGCATCTAATAACGGTGGCTGGCAATGGGCTGCAAGTACGGGGTGTGATGCACAGCCGTATTTTCGAATTTTTAATCCTATCACCCAAAGCGAGCGATTTGATCCAGAAGGTGAATTTATCCGTAAATATTTACCAGAGCTGGAAAAAATTCCTGCTAAGCAAATCCATTTTCCGCATGATTACTTAGCGAAACAGGGTAAGTCGAGCAGTTATTGGCCAGCAATTGTTGATCATAAAGCCGCGCGAGAGCGAGCGCTAAACGCATTTAAGGTGTGA
- a CDS encoding LON peptidase substrate-binding domain-containing protein — translation MKRAIFPLPVFILPEGFTKLRIFEQRYLTMVKEAVQDNTGFVLCTYQHDTDLNLPEIGCFMQITDFNQDDNGQLLIDVYAEHAVSIHNASQDKQQLRHADIEIITSPSWYVSTPINDENTLLSDTLRAVFVNQPDLASLYKAPQFDNLAWVVARWLEILPISLVKKQQLAYKSNFENLLSFLHTLINNEFTD, via the coding sequence ATGAAGCGTGCGATTTTTCCTTTACCGGTTTTTATTTTACCTGAAGGGTTCACCAAGCTAAGAATTTTTGAGCAGCGTTACTTAACGATGGTCAAAGAAGCTGTGCAAGATAATACAGGTTTTGTGCTTTGCACATACCAACACGACACAGATCTTAACTTGCCCGAAATAGGTTGTTTCATGCAAATAACCGATTTCAATCAAGATGATAATGGCCAACTATTAATTGATGTTTATGCTGAGCATGCGGTTTCTATTCACAACGCTAGTCAGGATAAGCAACAGCTTCGCCATGCTGACATCGAAATAATCACGTCACCTTCATGGTATGTAAGCACGCCAATTAATGACGAAAACACCTTACTGAGCGACACACTTCGTGCTGTATTTGTAAATCAGCCTGATTTAGCAAGCCTATATAAAGCCCCACAATTCGATAACCTTGCTTGGGTTGTTGCCCGCTGGCTAGAGATTTTGCCTATATCGTTAGTTAAAAAACAACAACTTGCTTATAAATCTAATTTTGAAAACTTGCTAAGTTTCCTCCATACTCTAATTAACAACGAATTTACTGATTAA
- a CDS encoding MGMT family protein has product MQQATKEDLIYTIICAIPEGKVASYGQVAKLAGYPNNSRLVGRLLKVMPEGSSIPWHRVVNSQGKISFPEGSNKHLEQRQKLLSEGVTFNKAKINMRLHQWD; this is encoded by the coding sequence GTGCAGCAGGCAACTAAAGAAGATTTAATTTATACCATTATTTGTGCCATTCCTGAGGGGAAAGTTGCCAGTTATGGGCAAGTAGCAAAGCTTGCTGGATACCCTAATAATTCAAGATTAGTGGGCAGGTTATTAAAAGTGATGCCCGAAGGCTCAAGCATTCCATGGCATCGGGTGGTTAATAGCCAAGGTAAAATATCGTTTCCTGAAGGCAGCAATAAACACCTTGAGCAACGACAAAAACTACTCAGTGAAGGTGTTACCTTTAATAAGGCTAAAATTAATATGCGCCTGCACCAGTGGGACTAA